A window of Actinomycetota bacterium genomic DNA:
GACAGCACCATGGCACCGGCCCGGGCGAGGGCGCGGCCGGCACTGACCGGCGTACCCTCGGCGGAGACCAGGCGCAGGCCCAGGAGCTGCATGCCCGGTGTCCGGCCGGCGCGCGCCCAGAACAGGGGCTGGTAGCCGGCCAGCACCAGCACCACGAGCACCCAGGCCAGCATGCTCCCGTGGGGGGCGCCGGCGTTGACGATGACCGAGATCTCGGCCCCGAGGGCCCAGGCAACCAGCGCCGCCACGCCGGCCAGGAGGAGATCGACACCCGCGGCGGCGAGCCGCCGCTCGAAGGGAGCCTTGGCCAGCGGCGGGGCGACGGCCGCGGGCGCAGCCACCCGCAGGGGGGGCCGGCGGGGGATGACC
This region includes:
- a CDS encoding RDD family protein, whose protein sequence is MAVRQLHYCTHCGTPIVGNHNPGATADRGSGGNMGRDGGRDARVNFCPSCGHRLYRATAVIPRRPPLRVAAPAAVAPPLAKAPFERRLAAAGVDLLLAGVAALVAWALGAEISVIVNAGAPHGSMLAWVLVVLVLAGYQPLFWARAGRTPGMQLLGLRLVSAEGTPVSAGRALARAGAMVLSAAAVGLGFTGAWRDPSGRTWHDRLAGTAVVGPPQP